The DNA window AACTTTACCCGGTGCATAGGTGTGATACACTTCATGGCAGAAGGTACAGTCTTTCTGATGCCTTTGCCCTTGAGTCTTGAGTAAATTGAATACTCCGATGTGACACTGGGCACATTGTTGAAGTTGAAGAGGTTGTATATTCTGTGCATAAAGCCCTGACTGAGGTGGAACAGATTTAATTTTGTCAGTGAGGTGTACTTTGCCGTTTTTAGCCTGGGCAAGTCCACAGAAGATGATCAGTGAAAAGATAATCAAAGCCAATCCTGAGAAAATTTGTCTTTTGTTTGTCATTTTTTACTCTCTCGCAGTTTATATGAATGTTAAATCTGTGAACAGATTAATATATTAAATCATGTGGATTGCGGTGACACTTTAAGCAATCATCATTAAACGGATTCAAAATTGTGTTGTCATGCGGGTTACCATGGCAGGCAGCACAGTTTGGTACCGTCGGGTGTTGTGTTTTATGGCAGAATACGCAGGCAAGTTCACCGTGTTTTGCCTTGCTCGCGCTAAGCATGGTGAAGAGTTCTGTGTGACAGGCACCACAAAATTTGTTTGGTGTGTCATCGGCATATTTAATGTTAAGAGGACTGTGCGGCTGATGGCAGCGTAAGCAGTCTTCGTAAACCATGAAGGCGGCGTGGGGCTCATGGCAGGTCATACATTTGTTGATGACTTTATGTTTGGTCGGGTGGCAGTGAGTACAGTTTTTATCAGCGTGTTTGCTTGGAAACTGGGCAAACTCTTCGCCTTTGTCTGTATGGCATGTTTTACATGCACTTGAATTATCGGGAAGATCATCAACTGTCACATCAAGCGGGGTATGTGGGTTTCGATGACAGCCAAGGCAGTTGACGAGTTTGAAATGTTCATTCTCAGCACCATCGTGGCACATTGAGCATTGTGGGATTGTTGCTTTGCCGAGTGGCAAGTGCTCAATGTGGCAATCCAGGCAGCCAATAGCGGTCTTGTGCTTAGCACCGTTTCTATTGATGTCTGCTGGTTGTGCGTTGTGACATTTGTTGCAGTCGGTATTTACAAGTTCAGCTCCTGATTGAATCTCAAGAAGAGCTTGTTCACTGCTGCTCATCGCCGGCTGACCTGGGTCCATCTCAGATGTTTTTGAAGGATGTGGTTGAACACATCCACCAAAAACAAAGCATATTGCGCCAAAAACTACCAGTTTGGCAACTGCCTCTAAATAAGTACGTTTCCCTAGCATTTGTTTCTCCCCACAATCAATAATCTTATAAAAATGAACGCATATTCATTAAAAAAAAGTGATTTTGTCTAACATACATATGCGGCTATAGCAAGTGAAAAAGGGGGGCATTTAAAAACTCATGCTATCTCATTTTTGGTGATAAGTTTTTCAACTGTAGCCATGAAAAGCTGTATGTCGATTGGCTTAGAAAGAAAATTTAAGTTTTCTTTTTCAATCATTTCGGCAGAGATTATGTCGTCAGTGTAACCGCTGATAAAAATAATATTGATTGACTGGTCGTTTTTTCTGATTATTTCGTAAACTTCACGTCCATTTCTGTAGGGTAAGATGACATCAAGAATGACCAGATCAATCTCTTCTTTTTTATCAAGAAATAAGCTTATAGCTTTTTTGCCGTCGGAGGCGAGGAGAACTTTGTAGCCGGTCTTTTCAAGGGGGATGGAAAGCGACTTTCTGATCAGATCCTCATCGTCTGCCAGTAATATTGTTTTGCCTTGGGACGCTACAGAGGGTATGTCGCTGAGCTGATATGCAACCTGGGCATCGGTGGCATTCTCTATCTGCTCCAGTTTGACTTCCGGCACTTCCGGCACTTCCGGATCTATTGGATTGTTTTCGGCTGTAAACTCGATGGGCGAGAGTGCAGGAATATAAATTGTGAAGGTTGTCCCCGCATCTTTCACGCTTTCAACGTCCAGAAAGGCGTTATGCTGTTTAACGATTGTGTGTATGATAGACAGGCCTAAGCCAGTGCCTTTCGAGGAGCTTTTGGTTGTAAAAAAAGGCTGGCATATTTTATTTAAATGTTCCTCAGGAATTCCTTTACCCGTATCTGCAAGCGCCAAGGTTAAATAGCTGCCTGGCGGGATATCCTCAAGTGTGCCCTGTTTAGTGGCTTTCAGCTGAATAGCGTTGGTGGAAATTGTAATCTTGCCGCCATTTTCCATGGCATCTCGAGCATTGGTACAAAGATTGATGAGAATCTGTTCGAGTTGGTGGGGATCGGCGGATATTTCTACATCCTCGGCGGAAAAATTGAAGCAATACTGTATCTCATCATCAACCAGTGTCTTTAAAATATCTGAGATGTTGGAGATGATGGCTTTAAGGGTTGTCCTCTGCGGATTAACAATCTGCCTTTTTCCAAAGGAAAGCAGGTTTGAGGTTAAATTTTTACCAAGCTTTGAGGCAATGGAGATATATTTTATGTAGTCTGCTGCGGCTTTATTAGTGTCCTTGATCTCTTCATGAAGCAGATGTGTGAAGGTCTTGATGGAGCCAAGTACATTGTTGAAATCGTGGGCAATGCCGCCGGCAAATTGACCCAGGTACTCAAGCTGTTTTGCCTGCATCAGCTGTTCTTCAAGGTTTTTGTGCTCGGTGACATCGATGCTGCTGCCACGCCGGCCCAAGAACTCCCCTTTAATGTAAATCGGGCTGCAGGTATGTGTGAACCAGCGAATTTCACCGTCTCTGCGAATGATCCTGAAATCCGTGCCATCGTGCTCGGGTGCAGATATGTTGGTTAAGTGGTTACGGTATCCTTCAATGTCATCTTGATGGATGATATCGAGAAGGAGCTTTGGGTTGGTCATGAACTCTTCACGGGAATAACCGGTGAGGCGCTCGCAGGACGGTGATATAAAGGCAAGCTCATTGTTTTCTTTGATCCAGTATTCGAAGTTGTAGGCAAACTCGGAAACAATACGAAATTTTTCTTCATTTTCGGTAATAGTCTCTCGATATTTTTTGAAAGCGGCAGAAAATTTCAGAATGGCAATACTGCCTAATATCCAGAGTAATAAATGGGTCAGAAATACTGTCCGGCGGGTGGACACCTCAGTCTCAAAGTAGGGTTCAAGGGGAACTGAAACACTCATGCCGCCGCGGATTGAACCGAGGGTGTAGTCATCTTGATTCGAGTGACATTTAAGGCAGCCCTGGTCGATAACGTATGGTTTAAGCAGACGCAGGTAAGGCGCATCGTTAATTGTTTCAATGGTACTTGCCTCGTCCATCTCACCCTCTTTGAGTGCCATGAGGTTGGTTCGCTCCCATTCATCCGGTTCATCATAGGGGTCATAGGTTTTTTCATGGTCAAGGCTTACTGTATGGCTGATGGCCGCAAGTGTGGGCGCTTGTTTGTGAAGCACTTCATAGGCCTGCTTAGTCATTTGAAATGGATCTACCATGGCAAAGCCAGGTTCACCTTGGTTTCCAATGTTAAACATGAAGTGGGGGGTGCCCTTGTTTATATTCGAAATTTTGGTATATATCCCGCCATGCATTGTGCTCCATTTACGGTAGGCTATATTATGCTGGAAAATGGTTCGAGCTTCGATTCTGGCTTTGGCGATGGTGTCGGAGTAGTTTTGCGATAGGTTCCAGGTTACGGAGGTGATGATGAGCACTGTCCATGAAATAAGGAGACTGATAAGGTAATATCGGCCAAGAAATTTTTTTATGGAAATAGCAAGACTCATTTTTTGAAGAGATCAGTGGATTTTTTTTTACGATGACTTATGGTTGTAGTTAGTTTGTTGTCTGGCGAAAGCTTACCCTTAAAATATGTTCTGATAACTATAATTATGAATAATAATATGGATGTGAAAGAATTTCGATACAATGTCTGACTTTGCTTGTCAAGGGCAAAGCACTGTGGTGACAGGAACTGGCAATAAGAAACGAGATTATTTAAATAATCGTATACTATCTGGACTTGGAGGTTTTTGATGCTTTACAAAAAATTAGGACTCAAGCTGAAACTAGTTGCCTACCTTTTATCTGTTTTGTTTGTGTTTGTTGCTACAACGGCATTTTGCGAAGATCTGTCCGGGAATGTTGTTGAGACGATGAACAGCGGGGGCTACACCTATATTCAGCTTGACAAAAACGGCAGCCGTCAATGGGTTGCTATTCCTGAAAGTTTAATTCGAGTTGGTGATGAGGTGATTGTCAGCCCCGGTGTGTCAATGGGAGCCTATTCAAGTTCAACGCTGGGACGATCCTTTGATGAGATTATTTTTTCTGCTGGTATAAAAGAGATTACCAAGAGAGTTGTTGGTTCAGGATCAATTGATGAAAGTTCTGAGGCAAAAAAAGAGGATCTCAATATTGAAAAAGCCCCTGGTGATAACGCCTACCGAATTGAGGAAATATTCGCCCAGAAAAAAGCTCTTGATGGTAAGAATGTGACGGTGAGAGGAAAAGTCGTGAAGATCTCAAAATATCAGGGTAAAACATGGCTTCGCATCGTTGATGGCACCGGCAGCAGAAAACGTGGCAACCATAAGCTGATTGTAACCAGTGATCACAGTTTAGAAAAAGATGAAATTGTTACGGTAACCGGGACGGTGAGCGCTGATAAGTCGTTTGGCGCTCTGGCCTATGAAGTAGTTGTTGAAGATGCGCAGATAGTGAAATAAGCCCGATGAAATTTTTAGTAACGCTGTTCGGTTTGATTCTCGTCCTTGAAGGGCTGCCCTATGTCGCCTGCCCTGAGGCCATGCAGGATTGGCTGCGGAAGTTGAGTGAAGTCTCGCCGCGGCTGTTGCGGGTTCTCGGGTCTGTTGCCATGGCAACAGGGGTTCTGCTCTGCTATCTCACACAGCGAACCGATCTGCTCGGATAATGGGCGCCAATTTTCAAATTACATCCTATGATTTTGTTCTGCCTGAGGCCCAAATTGCCCAGCATCCTGCAGTGCGAAGGGATGAATCGCGACTATTGTCAGTTGATGGCCAGGCAAGGGTGATTTCTCACCATAATTTTTCTGCAATTGTTGATCTGATTAATCCCGAAGATGTTTTGATCATTAATGATACCAAGGTTTTCCCTGCCCGTCTGAAAGGTAAAAAAGATACCGGTGGCCAAGTTGAACTCTTACTGCTGCAGTACCCCCTTTTAAACTCTGCCCCCCAAAAAGATTGTAATGGGTTCCGTCAGCATGTGTCGGGTGTTAAGGGCTTAGTTAAAAGCTCAAAGAGGCCTAAACCCGACGGCCATCTGCTGTTTGGCTGTGAGCTTGAAGCGGTAGTTGAGGATATTGCTGCCGATGGTTCTGTCCGGGTGACCCTCATGTGGAACGGAGATATGGACGAACTTTTGCTCAAATATGGGGTTATGCCCCTGCCTCCCTATATCAGAAGAGACGGGCGGCAGCATGCCGGGAATGATGTTGATCGTTACCAGACTGTCTATGCCAGGGAAAGTGGCGCTATTGCTGCGCCAACCGCCGGACTGCATTTTACCGGTGATCTTCTTGAGGCAGTTAAGGTAAAAGGCGCCAAGGTCGCTGCGGTAACACTGCATGTTGGGTATGGCACCTTTGCACCCGTGCGGGTGACCGATATCAGGGATCATAAGATCCATTCCGAATGGGTCACAATTAGCCCTGAAGTTTCAAAACTAATTTCAGATTGTCGTCAAAATGGCGGGAAGGTCTGGTCGGTCGGCACAACTACAACCCGAGCCCTCGAGTTTGCTGCCGACGGAAATGGCGGGGTCAATCCCATCTCTGGCCCGTGCGATATCTATATTTACGAGGGCTATCGCTATAAAGTTGTTGATACTCTCATAACTAATTTTCATCTCCCGAAATCTTCTCTACTGTTCATGGTATGTGCATTTGCCGGGAAGGAGTTGGTTTTACAGGCGTACCAGGAAGCGTTAAGGGAAGGATATCGGTTCTACAGTTATGGCGATGCGATGGTGTTGACTCGTGGGTTAGAGGGTGAAGGGTGAAGGGTGAAGGGGGGTGTTTCGGGTGGGCAATCGTATCTGAAATAAAAAAAGGAGAGTTATTTGCTCTCCTTTTTTATTTGATGATGAGGGGCATTTCTTGGAATGCTCAAACTCTTATGCGGCGCAACAGGACGCTCCGTCAGCTTTGGGGCAGGTTGCGGGGGTGGTGGTTGCAGTTGTTTCTGCTTTGGCTGGGCAGGTCGTTTGACTTGGGCAAGCAGTTTTTGTATCACTATAGCCGTCAGAATACCAGCCACCGCCTTTCAGGTGAAATGAACTTCGTGAAATTATTTTTTTTAACTGGCCGGGACACACCGGGCAGTCTGTTTTTGGTTCATCCGCTATGCTTTGCGTAACCTCTATAACATTGTGGCAGTCTTGGCATTCATACTCATAAATTGGCATTGTACTACTCCTTTTGTGTTGTACTATATCTCTCAGCACGAGGCTGTGGGATAAAAAAGTAAATATGACTAAGGGTACATTTATAATGCCGGTAGAGGTGTATGTCAATAATTTGCAAAAATAATCACCGTGATTGAATCTTGGTGTTTGAAAAAAAACGCCATAAATTATAAGCTGATTATATTGCTGATAAATCAGTAGTTGAACGTAAAGGAGAATATTGTGCAGCAAATATTAAGTGCGCAGGCTAAAGAAGGGATGGTTTTAGCTAAAGACGTTATGACCCCGGAATCAAGGGTGTTATGTGGAAAGGGAACTGTCCTGTCAACAACTCTGCTTGATCGTTTGGAAAAAATGGATATTGTCCATGTGACAGTTGAAGGCCATCCCGTTGAACTTCCTGGCGAAAAAACATTGAAACAGGAGCTGCAGGCCGTTGAAGAGCGGTTTTCAGATGTTACTCAGATCGCACCTTTAATGTACATCAAACAGCGAATTATGAAAAAGCTTGTTGAATCGAGAGGGTAACAATGGAAGATTCTAAACGCCAGCAATTTAGAGCGGCTTTGCGTGAAACAAAAAATTTGCCGACATTGCCGGGTATTGTTGTGAAACTGTCTAGAATGGCTGATGATCCCGATAGCACTACCGAACAGATGGGGAAGGTCCTGAGTAAGGATCATATTCTGGCGGCAAAACTTTTAAAACTTGTTAACTCGGCATTCTACGGATTTCCCCAGAGGATAAGCTCCTTGAGCAGCGCGATTATCCTTCTCGGGTTTAACGTAGTCAAGAGCTTGATTGTCAGCGCCTCAATTTTTGAAATGATGGAAGATCAGGATGTTGAACTTTGGGAGCACTCGCTGGGTTGTGCTGTAGCGTGCAGTGTAGTGGCAAGACGCATTGGAGTTGACGAGCCCGAGGAGGTCAGTACTGCAGGTTTAATTCATGATATTGGCAAGGTTGCCATCAAAATGGAGTTACCCCAGGAGTACGAGATGATAACTCGTTTGATGCGTGAACGAAAAATGTCAATGCGGCAAGCGGAACTTGAGGTTTTGGGGCTTGGTCATGATGAGGCCGGTGGGTGGCTCACTAAAAGCTGGAACCTGCCAACTAAGCTGATCGAACCCATAGCCTGTCATCACGATCCGCGCCTGGCAAAAGATGAGATGCTTAGCAGCTCAATTATTCATTTTAGTGATATCTTGATCAGGGGAATGGGCTACGGCCATGCCGGCGATGATAAAGTTCCTGCCTTGAGTAAACGAGCTTGGCAGTTGCTAAACTTAAGCCCCGAGGATATCAACTTCATCATTGATGAAGTTGAGGAGAAACTCTGGGAAGTGAAAGGGTTCAGCCTTGAAATACAGGCAGAGACTGAAAACTCTGCAACAAATGGATAACTGTTGTGACGCGAATTCTTGTGGCTGGCAATGATATTCTTGTGCGTCCGGAAAGCAGGGTAATGCTTGAGGCTAAGGGCTATCACATTATTACCTGTCTGGATGTGCAGGCAGCCACATCACACTTCCTGGATGATCCACCAGATATTCTAGTCCTGGAGAAAGGTTTGGGCGGCAAAGGTGACAGAGGTTTAATCCGTATGGTCAGCGCCTGCCTTCAGAAAGCAAATATACCGATCTTGCTGGTGATTAGACAGGAAGAGATGATAGCTGGGATCGATTGGTGTGACTATCCAGTCGATGATATAATCTGTTTTCCGGTCGCACCAGAAACATTATTGATCCGGGTTCAGTTGGCTGAAGCGCGTATGAACAGGGTGTTTGATAATAACCCGTTAAGTAAATTGCCGGGCAACACCTCTATTCTTAAGGCCATTCAAAGTGCCTTGGAGTCTGAAAAACCATTGGCTGTCTGTTATGTAGATATTGATAATTTTAAACCCTATAACGATCACTACGGTTTTTCACAGGGCGATGATGTGATCTTGATGGTGGCTCGAGTCATTGTCAACGTTGTTGATGAGATTGCCCGAGAACAAAGTTTTGTCGGTCATATTGGCGGTGATGATTATGTTTTTATTGTCACTGAAGATAAGGCCGAAGAGGTATGCAAACGAGTTTTGGCAAATTTCGAGGCAGTTCGAAATATGTTTATTGAGCCGGAAGATGTGAAAAGAGGTGGGTTTGTTGAAAAAGATCGGCAAGGTCGTGAAACCAGTTTCGGTCTGCTAAGTATTTCAATAGCTGTTATTCCTACCAATCATGGAAAATTTGAGCACTTTGGCCAGGTGTCTGCGGCAGCCTCACAACTCAAGCACAAGGTGAAAGCGCTTGATGGTAATAATTATCTTGTTGATCAACGCGAATCCTACTCGCCTGGCTGAAAAAACTCAGACGCCCTCACACACTCTCTGAAATACTTGAAAGTTTACTTTTAACGGTTTCTTGTGTAAATGCTGTAACCACGTAAGCAATTATCTTATCTAACCCACTCAGCAAGAACAATATGATCGGTATTTTTGACTCTGGTGTAGGCGGCATGACTGTTGCCCATGCTATAGAGAAAGCATTGCCTAATTCGAACTTGATCTATTTCGGTGACTTGGCACGCACACCGTATGGTTCAAAAAGCTGCGAAACCATTGATCGCTATGCCAGGGAAAATATCGATTTTTTGATATCAAAAGGGGCAAAGTTAATTGTTATCGCCTGCAACTCGGCAGCTAGTGTTGTGCGCAGTGAAACGCTGACCGCCTGTAATCTTCCGGTTTTTGATGTGATCGATCCTGCCGTACGTCGAGTGGAGCAGTTGGCCAAGAGTTCCGGGAAATGCTTGCGGGTAGGTGTTATTGGAACCCGTGCCACAGTCAAAAGCGGTGTCTATGCTAAAAAAATTGGTCAAAGCTGTCCGCAGGCAACGGTTATTTCAAAAGCCTGTCCCCTGCTCGTTCCCTTGGTTGAAGAAGGATGGCTCCATAAACGTGAAACCAAAATGATCTTGCGCCGCTACCTGCACTCTTTGCGGTTAAAACAGATTGAGGCCTTGGTGCTGGGATGTACCCATTACCCGCTTTTAAAGGATTTAATTCAGCCAAAAATCGGTAAACGAGTTACTATTATTGATTCGTCCGAAGAAGTGGCTGCAAGCCTCAAGCACTACCTCGATTCGCATCCTGATTTTGCCAAAACTCTTGGGCAAGATGGGCATAAACAGTTTTATGTCTCAGACGTAACTGAGGCGGCTACGATAACGGCTAAAAAAATTTTTGGGCGTCCTATTGAACTTACTCTTGTTAGTTAGTTGAACGGTTGATTGGTTGGTTAGTTGGGTCGGATGTTTACTTATGGAAAGGAAATGATGAACAAATATAGAATCAGCAGGTCATCTGTACAATTTTTGCTTTTGCTTGTGGTTAGCCTCTGTTTATGGTTGCCCATGCAAACCGCTGCCGCCGAAATGCCTGTTAGCGAAATTGCCAAAAAGTTGCAGGAATCTTACAACAAGATAACCTCTCTACAGGCCTCTTTTGTTCAAGAGACCTATAGCAAGCTGAGCAGCAGAAAACGAACCGGGAATGGGTCTCTGGTATTAGTGAAGCCAGGCCTTATGCGTTGGGATTATCAGGCGCCCGATGTACAGGTGTTTATTTGCGACGGGGAGCGACTGTCAATGTATTTTGCTAAAGAGAACCAGATGTTTACATCCTCGGCAAAACAGTATCTTGAGTCAGATGTTATGTACTCTTTTTTTGCTGGGTCGGCAAATATAAGCCGTGATTTTGATGTGCTGGAGTCAACTGAAACAGAGCAGGATATTGACGAGACCACCTTTCAAATGAGGCTTATTCCGAAAACGATGCACCCCCAAATAGATGAGATAACAGTGTGGGTTGATCGGTCATCGTATCTGTTGAGCCGCCTGAAGGTTGTTGATAAATTTGGCAGTATCACGGATATGATTTTTTCTGATATCGTCGAGAATCAGAAGGTCGATCGATCCAGATTTGCCTTTACCCCGCCAGCGGGCACAGAAATAATCAATCAATAATCTGCAGTACGTTTTTTGTTAAAAGGAATAGAGTTATGAGAATAGCTGTTATAGCTGACAGCCATGATAATATAGTGAATTTGCGGGCAGCTGTTCGTTATTGTAATGCGTACGGCGTCACAACGATGATTCATTGTGGCGATCTTATTTCGCCATTTATGCTGGGGGTGTTGGCTGGGTTTGGTGGGGCCGTGCATCTTGTTTATGGCAATAACGTTGGCGATCAGCATCTGATATCGCAGTGGTGTGGAACAAAATTCCCCTCCCTCACCCACCATGGCAATTTCGGTGCAATCGAGGCCGGAGGTATGAAAATCGCCTTCACCCATTATCCTGAAATGGCCAGGGGTATTGCAAGCCAGGGCTCTTTTCACGCGGTTTGCTGCGGGCATAATCACCGATATGCCGTTGAGCAGGTTGGCGATACGCTTTTAATTAATCCGGGCGAACTGCTTGGCGCAGAATGTCAGCCGGCATTTTGTATTTTAGAGACATCATCGAAAGAGGTTGAACGGGTTGAAGTCGGTCAACAGTTGGCGGATGTCGATATTCCTATCAATTTGTAATTTGGAAGAGATCATGACAGAAGAACTGAGTTTTGCAGATATGCTTGAGGAGTCCTACGAAGAACCCGTGGTCTTAGAACCTGGGCAAAAGGTTGCCGCCACCGTGGTCAGCATTGGCAGGGAGTGGGTTTTTATCGATTTGGGCGGCAAGAGTGAGGGCTATTTTTCAGTTAGTGAGTTGCGCGACCAGGAGGAAACGTCTCCTCTTAAAGAGGGTGACACCATTGAGGCCTATTTTCTTTCTGCCGGCAAGGGGGGTATGAAGTTTACCACCCGTCTCGGGAAGGGCTCTGATGCTAATGAACATCTTGAAGAGGCCTACCGGGCCGAGATTCCAGTTGAGGGTACCATCGATAAAGAGGTTAAAGGTGGTTTTTCGGTCAAAATTGCCGGCTCTGTTCGGGCCTTTTGTCCCTTTTCTCAGCTCGGTTTTCAAAAATCCGATGATGAGGACCTGAGCGGACGACAGCTGTCCTTTTTAATTGTCGAATACGGTGAGTCCGGCAGGAATATAATTGTTTCCCATCGAAAAATCGTCGATATAGAGCGTCGCAAACAGGTTGAGGAGTTGAAGACGACTCTACAGGAAGGCATGACTGTCAGCGGCACGGTTGCGTCAATCCGTAACTTTGGGGCCTTTATCGATATTGGTGGTATTCAGGGGTTGTTGCCAATATCTGAAATTTGCTGGGGCCATGTTGTCGATATTAACGAAAAGCTTACGGTCGGGCAGAAGGTGGAAGTGGCTGTAATGAAGCTGGACTGGGAGAATGAGCGGTTTTCCTTTAGTTTAAAGAAGATTATGGCCGATCCCTGGCTTGGGGCTGCTGAGAAATATCCGGAAGGTTCAGTCCATATGGTAAAAATTGTCAGGCTTACTCATTTCGGTGCCTTTGCAACTCTGGAAGAGGGTGTCGATGGGTTGCTGCATATCTCTACTCTGGGCGGAGGCCGCAGAATCAGTCATCCTCGAGAAGTTGTTGCTGTCGGGCAAGAGCTTGAAGTGCGTGTTGAGAAACTAAGCCTTGAAGATAAGAAAATTTCGCTGGCACTCAATGTTATTGTCGAAAAACCCGAAGTAACCCAAACTGAATCTCCGGAGGAATTTGAACGAAAAGAGTACCAGGCCTATCAACAGACTAAAAAACAGTCCGAAAGCCAGCCACTCGGCACCTTCGGTGATATGCTGGCCGCCAAACTGAAGGAGACTGGTAAGTAAATTGGCTTTGGCACCATGTTTCTGGACTGCCACGTCGCTTCGCTCCTCGCAGTGACGGGGAGTGGGGGATGGTGCTTATGTGTGACCGGCTTGCAAGGTCGTGAAAAAGCTCGAAAGGCGCACTCCGTCTTTGCGAACGTAGTGAAGC is part of the Desulfobulbaceae bacterium genome and encodes:
- a CDS encoding YfcE family phosphodiesterase, with the protein product MRIAVIADSHDNIVNLRAAVRYCNAYGVTTMIHCGDLISPFMLGVLAGFGGAVHLVYGNNVGDQHLISQWCGTKFPSLTHHGNFGAIEAGGMKIAFTHYPEMARGIASQGSFHAVCCGHNHRYAVEQVGDTLLINPGELLGAECQPAFCILETSSKEVERVEVGQQLADVDIPINL
- the rpsA gene encoding 30S ribosomal protein S1; this encodes MSIFLSICNLEEIMTEELSFADMLEESYEEPVVLEPGQKVAATVVSIGREWVFIDLGGKSEGYFSVSELRDQEETSPLKEGDTIEAYFLSAGKGGMKFTTRLGKGSDANEHLEEAYRAEIPVEGTIDKEVKGGFSVKIAGSVRAFCPFSQLGFQKSDDEDLSGRQLSFLIVEYGESGRNIIVSHRKIVDIERRKQVEELKTTLQEGMTVSGTVASIRNFGAFIDIGGIQGLLPISEICWGHVVDINEKLTVGQKVEVAVMKLDWENERFSFSLKKIMADPWLGAAEKYPEGSVHMVKIVRLTHFGAFATLEEGVDGLLHISTLGGGRRISHPREVVAVGQELEVRVEKLSLEDKKISLALNVIVEKPEVTQTESPEEFERKEYQAYQQTKKQSESQPLGTFGDMLAAKLKETGK